One Malus domestica chromosome 11, GDT2T_hap1 genomic region harbors:
- the LOC103447446 gene encoding (R)-mandelonitrile lyase 2-like, whose protein sequence is MENSAIAAILFLLYFFVFCPQLGVHSFATPSDVQDFSYLKFVRNATDLPLQEKYDYIVVGGGTAGCPLAATLSANYSVLLLERGDIPTAYPNVLSNAGILANFMQEDDGKTPAQRFTSEDGVAFVRGRVLGGSSMINVGLYSRADSEFLKKSGIKLDMNLVNNSYEWVENTLVFRPNLSHWQSVVKDALLEAGVRPDNGLTLDHIQGTKITGTIFDDRGRRHGAVELLNKGHPKNLRVAIHAAVERIIFSSKASGLSAKGIIYTDSNGRSHQALIRGKGEVILSAGAIGSPQLLLLSGVGPKSYLSSLKIPVVHPQPYVGQFMRDNPRHYVTILPPSELEPSTAQIAGITSDYYIETFSGLPFSTMAFSLFPNPTIPMTINSTFGHIVTKNPAPLSYGSLKLQSSYDVKVGPSVKFNYFAKKADLSRCVSAVRKMGDLLKTTSLKPFKIRDLPGENGFNLFGPPLPMNQSDVASIETFCRDTVATIWHYHGGCLVGKVVDGDFRVRGIKALRVVDGSVFKSLSPGTNPQATLMMLGRHVGLRMLEERSACKGR, encoded by the exons ATGGAGAATTCAGCAATTGCTGCTATATTGTTTCTTTTgtacttttttgttttctgcCCTCAATTAGGGGTTCACTCATTCGCCACTCCTTCAGACGTCCAAG ATTTTAGCTACTTGAAATTTGTACGTAACGCAACTGATCTACCattgcaagaaaaatatgacTACATTGTGGTTGGAGGGGGCACGGCAGGGTGCCCATTGGCAGCAACTTTATCCGCGAACTACTCCGTGCTCCTTCTAGAAAGGGGAGATATTCCCACAGCATATCCAAACGTGTTGAGTAACGCTGGGATTCTTGCAAATTTCATGCAAGAAGATGACGGTAAGACGCCGGCCCAGAGGTTCACATCAGAAGATGGTGTAGCTTTTGTAAGAGGACGGGTCCTGGGCGGGTCAAGTATGATCAATGTTGGTCTTTACTCAAGAGCCGACAGTGAATTCCTCAAGAAATCAGGAATTAAATTGGACATGAACTTAGTCAATAATTCATATGAATGGGTTGAAAACACTCTAGTATTCCGTCCGAATTTATCACACTGGCAATCTGTTGTGAAAGATGCACTGTTAGAAGCTGGTGTTCGTCCAGACAATGGACTTACTTTGGACCACATTCAGGGAACTAAAATCACGGGTACGATCTTTGACGATCGTGGAAGAAGACATGGAGCTGTGGAACTGCTAAATAAAGGACATCCAAAAAACCTAAGAGTTGCAATTCATGCCGCAGTAGAGAGGATCATTTTCTCTTCCAAAGCATCAG GTTTGTCAGCTAAAGGAATCATATACACTGATTCTAACGGGAGGTCTCATCAGGCATTGATACGTGGTAAGGGTGAGGTTATATTGAGTGCAGGAGCAATTGGGAGTCCTCAACTTCTGCTACTTAGCGGTGTTGGCCCGAAGTCCTACCTTTCATCTCTTAAAATCCCAGTTGTTCACCCACAACCTTACGTTGGGCAGTTTATGCGTGACAATCCTCGTCATTACGTTACCATTTTGCCGCCATCTGAACTAGAACCTTCTACTGCACAGATTGCTGGTATCACAAGTGATTACTATATAGAGACTTTCTCCGGCTTACCATTTTCTACCATGGCCTTTAGTCTTTTCCCTAATCCAACTATTCCCATGACGATAAATTCAACTTTCGGGCACATTGTTACCAAAAATCCAGCACCCTTGTCCTATGGTTCTCTTAAACTGCAATCATCCTATGATGTCAAAGTCGGCCCAAGTGTCAAATTTAACTACTTTGCAAAGAAGGCAGACCTTTCTCGTTGTGTTAGTGCCGTGAGGAAAATGGGTGATTTATTAAAAACAACCTCATTGAAACCATTTAAGATTCGAGATTTGCCAGGCGAAAATGGTTTTAACCTTTTTGGACCACCTTTACCAATGAACCAGTCAGATGTTGCATCCATTGAAACATTCTGTCGAGATACAGTAGCCACAATTTGGCACTACCATGGTGGATGCCTCGTCGGAAAGGTAGTTGATGGAGATTTCCGGGTCAGGGGGATCAAGGCATTACGTGTTGTTGATGGATCTGTGTTCAAAAGTTTATCACCAGGGACCAATCCTCAAGCCACTCTTATGATGTTAGGCAG GCATGTTGGCCTTCGAATGCTGGAAGAAAGATCAGCTTGCAAGGGGCGTTGA
- the LOC103447445 gene encoding (R)-mandelonitrile lyase 3-like yields the protein MEKSAIATRLLLLYFFVFCPQLGVHSFATPSNIQDFSYLKFVRNATDLPLQEKYDYIVVGGGTAGCPLAATLSANYSVLLLERGDIPTAYPNVLSNAGILANFMQEDDGKTPAQRFTSEDGVAFVRGRVLGGSSMINIGLYSRADSEFLKKSGIKLDMNLVNNSYEWVENTLVFRPNLSHWQSVVKDALLEAGVRPDNGLTLDHIQGTKITGTIFDDRGRRHGAVELLNKGHPKNLRVAIHAAVERIIFSSKASGLSAKGIIYTDSYGRSHQALIRGKGEVILSAGAIGSPQLLLLSGVGPKSYLSSLKIPVVHPQPYVGQFMRDNPRNYVTILPPSELEPSTAQIAGITSDYYIETVSGLPFSTMAFSLFPNPTIPMTINSTFGHIVTKNPAPLSYGSLKLQSSYDVKVGPNVKFNYFANKADLSRCVSAVRKMGDLLKTNALKPFKTQDLPGEDGFNLFGPPLPMNRSDVASIETFCRDTVATFWHYHGGCLVGKVVDGDFRVMGIKALRVVDGSVFKSLSPGTNPQATLMMLGRYVGLRLLEERSASKGR from the exons ATGGAGAAATCAGCAATTGCTACTAGATTATTGCTTTTGTACTTTTTTGTCTTCTGCCCTCAATTAGGGGTTCACTCATTCGCCACTCCTTCTAACATTCAAG ATTTTAGCTACTTGAAATTTGTACGTAACGCAACTGATCTACCattgcaagaaaaatatgacTACATTGTGGTTGGAGGGGGCACGGCAGGGTGCCCATTGGCAGCAACTTTATCCGCGAACTACTCCGTGCTCCTCCTAGAAAGGGGAGATATTCCCACAGCATATCCAAACGTGTTGAGTAACGCTGGGATTCTTGCAAATTTCATGCAAGAAGATGACGGTAAGACGCCAGCCCAGAGGTTCACATCAGAAGATGGTGTAGCTTTTGTAAGAGGACGGGTCCTAGGCGGGTCAAGTATGATCAATATTGGTCTTTACTCAAGGGCCGACAGTGAATTCCTCAAGAAATCAGGAATTAAATTGGACATGAACTTAGTCAATAATTCATATGAATGGGTTGAAAACACTCTAGTGTTCCGTCCGAATTTATCACACTGGCAATCTGTTGTGAAAGATGCATTGTTAGAAGCTGGTGTTCGTCCAGACAATGGACTTACTTTGGATCACATTCAGGGAACTAAAATCACGGGTACGATCTTTGACGATCGTGGAAGAAGACATGGTGCCGTGGAACTGCTAAATAAAGGACATCCAAAAAACCTGAGAGTTGCAATTCATGCCGCAGTAGAGAGGATCATTTTCTCTTCCAAGGCATCAG GTTTGTCAGCTAAAGGAATCATATACACTGATTCCTATGGGAGGTCTCATCAGGCATTGATACGTGGTAAAGGTGAGGTTATATTGAGTGCAGGGGCAATTGGGAGTCCTCAACTTCTGCTACTTAGTGGTGTTGGCCCGAAGTCCTACCTTTCATCTCTTAAAATCCCAGTTGTTCACCCACAACCTTACGTTGGGCAGTTTATGCGTGACAATCCTCGTAATTACGTTACCATTTTGCCCCCATCTGAACTAGAACCTTCTACTGCACAGATTGCTGGTATCACAAGTGATTACTATATAGAGACCGTCTCCGGGTTGCCATTTTCTACTATGGCCTTTAGTCTTTTCCCTAATCCAACTATTCCCATGACGATAAATTCAACTTTCGGGCACATTGTTACCAAAAATCCAGCACCCTTGTCCTATGGTTCTCTTAAACTGCAATCATCCTATGATGTCAAAGTCGGCCCAAATGTCAAATTCAACTACTTTGCAAACAAGGCAGACCTTTCTCGTTGTGTTAGTGCCGTGAGGAAAATGGGTGATTTATTAAAAACAAACGCATTGAAACCATTTAAGACTCAAGATTTGCCAGGCGAAGATGGTTTTAACCTTTTTGGACCGCCTTTACCAATGAACCGGTCAGATGTTGCATCCATTGAAACATTCTGTCGAGACACAGTAGCCACATTTTGGCACTACCATGGTGGATGCCTCGTCGGAAAGGTAGTTGATGGAGATTTCCGGGTCATGGGGATCAAGGCATTACGTGTTGTCGATGGATCTGTGTTCAAAAGTTTATCACCAGGGACCAATCCTCAAGCCACTCTTATGATGTTAGGCAG GTATGTTGGCCTTCGATTGCTGGAAGAAAGATCAGCTAGCAAGGGGCGTTGA
- the LOC103447444 gene encoding factor of DNA methylation 4, producing the protein MSVSKKPRLDMSHRLKEEKGFSLSELEDYKYDYYDLLKKGSYKVKNSDSTYRCPFCDEKRRRDYRLKELSLHASDIGRDSRVLKEKAKHLALERYIDRYLDVKSRIESTPNAGQKSQRRTDAVAGVVSSQPQIREKSNHSESPAESHLTACPPLAPKLPTPYPKAKPTTASSAGVRPTVHDNDQLFVWPWMGVVANVKTEFKDGRHVGESGTKLKTELASKGFNPVKVHPLWGRRGHSGYAIVEFEKSWEGFHDAKSFEKSFEVDHRGKRDYTLARNRGDNLYGWVARDDDYSLSSILGDHLRRNGDLKTVSAQQAEEQRKNLKLVSDLASTLETKNSLVEELERKYRKTDNDLNKLASVLNKKEEMLKAINEKREKMQKAAREDLEKICLDHKKAALKLETKKKELQQREKQLQEHRAQNDSERRKLYHEREMNERATLEQKTADEKMLWLAEEQKKEKETLRKRIIELEKQLDAKQVLELEIERMKGAVKVMKHMEEDEDLEAKKKVEEIQSQLKEKEEEYTDVEELYKTLLVKERRNNDEVQEARKELISGLWDSTHRATIGVKRMGDLDQKPFQIATKEKYSNEAADEKAVEYCSLWEAYLRDPNWHPFKIITDQEGKPTEIIDENDDKLKDLKNQLGDEVYKAVTTALMEMNEYNPSGRYIIPELWNFKEGRKASLKEGAVFLLSKWKPLRKRRR; encoded by the exons GCTTGACATGTCTCACAGattgaaagaagaaaagggtTTTAGCCTGTCTGAACTAGAAGACTATAAATATGACTATTACGATCTGTTAAAGAAAGGCAGTTATAAGGTGAAAAATTCTGATTCAACTTACAGATGCCCATTTTGTGATGAGAAGAGGAGGCGTGATTACCGACTAAAAGAGCTTTCACTACACGCTTCCGATATTGGCAGAGACAGCAGGGTTttaaaagagaaagcaaagcaCTTGGCTTTGGAGAGGTATATAGATAGATATCTTGATGTGAAGAGTCGGATAGAATCAACACCTAATGCTGGACAAAAATCGCAAAGAAGGACTGATGCAGTGGCTGGGGTGGTCTCTAGCCAACCCCAAATCAGAGAAAAAAGTAATCATTCTGAGTCTCCAGCCGAATCCCATCTTACTGCTTGCCCGCCCCTAGCCCCCAAGCTTCccaccccctaccccaaggccAAACCCACCACAGCTTCTTCAGCTGGTGTTCGCCCTACTGTACATGACAATGACCAATTGTTTGTATGGCCTTGGATGGGTGTTGTGGCAAATGTTAAAACTGAATTCAAGGACGGGAGACATGTTGGGGAAAGTGGTACCAAACTCAAAACTGAGCTGGCAAGTAAAGGTTTTAACCCTGTGAAGGTTCATCCTTTGTGGGGCAGAAGGGGTCACTCTGGGTATGCTATTGTTGAGTTCGAGAAAAGCTGGGAAGGTTTCCATGATGCAAAGTCCTTTGAGAAGAGTTTTGAAGTTGATCACCGTGGAAAACGGGACTATACTCTAGCTAGGAATCGAGGAGATAACTTATATGGATGGGTTGCTCGGGATGATGATTACAGCTTGAGTAGCATTCTGGGTGATCATCTTCGTAGGAACGGAGATCTGAAAACTGTTTCTGCCCAACAAGCAGAAGAACAGAGGAAAAATTTAAAACTGGTTTCCGATCTAGCTAGCACCCTGGAGACGAAGAATTCACTAGTAgaggaattggaaagaaaatacCGCAAGACCGACAATGATCTAAACAAATTAGCAAGcgttttaaataaaaaggagGAGATGCTCAAAGCTATCAATGAAA aaagagaaaaaatgCAAAAAGCTGCCCGTGAAGACCTGGAGAAGATATGCTTAGACCACAAGAAAGCCGCATTGAAGTTGGAAACTAAAAAGAAAGAGCTTCAGCAACGTGAGAAACAACTGCAGGAACACCGTGCACAAAATGATAGCGAGAGAAGGAAACTCTACCACGAAAGGGAAATG AATGAGCGTGCTACCTTGGAACAAAAGACAGCTGATGAGAAGATGTTATGGTTAGCAGAAGAACAGAAG AAAGAAAAGGAGACACTTCGTAAGAGAATTATTGAATTGGAAAAGCAGCTCGATGCCAAACAGGTACTGGAGCTTGAGATAGAGCGAATGAAAGGTGCTGTAAAGGTGATGAAACacatggaggaggatgaggatttGGAAGCCAAGAAGAAGGTGGAGGAAATACAAAGCCAGttaaaggagaaggaggaggagtaTACCGATGTAGAGGAACTTTACAAAACACTTCTTGTTAAGGAgcggaggaataatgatgaagtGCAGGAGGCTCGTAAGGAACTAATCAGT GGACTCTGGGATTCAACCCACCGTGCTACTATTGGCGTGAAGAGAATGGGAGATCTTGACCAGAAGCCATTTCAAATTGCAACCAAGGAGAAATACTCCAATGAAGCAGCAGATGAGAAGGCTGTGGAGTACTGCTCTCTGTGGGAGGCGTATCTTAGGGATCCAAACTGGCATCCTTTCAAGATAATTACGGATCAAGAAGGGAAGCCTACG GAAATtattgatgaaaatgatgacAAATTGAAGGATTTGAAGAATCAGCTGGGTGATGAAGTATACAAGGCAGTGACAACTGCTTTGATGGAAATGAATGAGTATAATCCCAGTGGACGCTATATAATACCTGAGCTGTGGAACTTCAAAGAAGGAAGGAAGGCTTCGTTGAAGGAGGGAGCAGTATTTTTGCTAAGCAAGTGGAAACCGCTTAGGAAACGGAGAAGATAA